One Ananas comosus cultivar F153 linkage group 1, ASM154086v1, whole genome shotgun sequence DNA window includes the following coding sequences:
- the LOC109706641 gene encoding uncharacterized protein LOC109706641: MESSKPQPEEPRLPVYPAASSCRKKKTEGASFVRDLRDHIDEFIHASMDEHKTCFQKTIKKMFGMSKAVAERAAEDKEVESSLPLQTTVSQ; encoded by the exons ATGGAGTCTTCGAAACCTCAGCCTGAAGAGCCCCGTTTGCCGGTGTATCCAGCCGCGAGCTcatgcagaaagaagaaaacgGAGGGCGCGAGTTTTGTGAGGGATCTGAGGGACCACATCGATGAGTTCATTCACGCCTCGATGGACGAGCACAAGACTTGCTTCCAGAAGACGATCAAAAAG ATGTTCGGCATGTCGAAGGCCGTCGCAGAAAGAGCTGCGGAGGATAAAGAAGTCGAGAGTTCTTTGCCCCTTCAGACGACCGTATCCCAGTAA
- the LOC109720660 gene encoding uncharacterized protein LOC109720660: MEGGEGGSGRQSPTPCYKKRKEGEGEDFLASARDHLDQFKNTTAERHWICLKNTVRRAKNTTFFAAFFGPSKVGGESDTGANDTASSPGDPISLGFD, from the exons ATGGAAGGCGGGGAAGGAGGGTCGGGAAGACAGTCGCCGACGCCGTGCtacaagaagaggaaggagggggagggggaggactTTCTGGCGAGCGCGCGCGACCACCTCGACCAGTTCAAGAACACCACGGCCGAGCGCCACTGGATCTGCCTCAAGAACACCGTCCGCCGGGCCAAGAACACCACCTTCTTCGCCGcg TTCTTTGGGCCATCAAAGGTCGGCGGCGAGAGCGATACAGGCGCAAACGACACGGCCAGCTCACCGGGAGATCCAATCTCGTTAGGGTTTGATTAG
- the LOC109720308 gene encoding uncharacterized protein LOC109720308, whose protein sequence is MCSVCISEDLIHPYLIPLPVLVNHTESTAFPDGSKFFRFLKIAGVGFKARTESEGRQLFLKLGYSHEVEFAVPLAVRVFCFKPNIICCTGIDKERVHQFAGAVRSCKPPEVYKGKGIMYIDEVVKKKQGKKSK, encoded by the exons ATGTGCAGTGTTTGCATCTCTGAGGATTTGATTCATCCTTACCTTATTCCGCTCCCGGTATTGGTTAATCATACTGAATCTACTGCTTTTCCAG ATGGAAGCAAATTCTTCCGGTTCCTCAAGATCGCGGGCGTCGGGTTCAAAGCGAGGACCGAATCGGAGGGCCGGCAGCTGTTCCTGAAACTGGGCTACAGCCACGAGGTGGAGTTCGCGGTCCCTCTGGCCGTCCGCGTCTTCTGCTTCAAGCCAAACATCATATGCTGCACCGGTATCGACAAGGAGCGGGTGCACCAGTTCGCGGGGGCGGTCCGGAGTTGCAAGCCCCCTGAGGTTTACAAAGGGAAAGGGATAATGTACATCGACGAGGTCGTGAAGAAGAAGCAAGGTAAGAAGTCGAAGTGA